A portion of the uncultured Draconibacterium sp. genome contains these proteins:
- the recO gene encoding DNA repair protein RecO, with the protein MITATEGIVLHTIKYGESSVITTVFTKEFGRQSYLINAARSRKSKNKAALLQPLFLVELEAYQKQTRDLQRIRALKSLTTYQEIPFDIVKSTQAIFLAELLYKTIHEQESYPELFEFMKSALLYLDLMDEGKTNFHLYFLFHLTEYLGFMPDTSQTGFEGWLDLQKGAVVPFEPSHPMFANKEATAVLVKLALLKINELDKLKLNRSIRESLLEKLVDYYRLHFDTLGEIKSLKVLQEVFS; encoded by the coding sequence ATGATTACGGCTACCGAAGGTATTGTTTTGCACACCATAAAATATGGCGAAAGCAGTGTTATTACCACTGTTTTTACCAAAGAATTTGGGCGGCAAAGTTACCTGATAAATGCAGCCCGAAGCAGAAAATCAAAAAATAAAGCTGCTTTGTTACAGCCCTTGTTTTTGGTTGAACTGGAAGCTTACCAAAAACAAACCCGCGATCTTCAGCGAATAAGAGCACTAAAAAGTTTGACAACTTACCAGGAAATTCCTTTTGATATTGTGAAATCAACACAGGCTATTTTTTTGGCCGAGTTGCTTTATAAAACCATTCACGAGCAGGAAAGTTATCCCGAGCTGTTTGAGTTTATGAAAAGTGCATTGCTTTATCTCGATTTGATGGACGAGGGCAAAACAAATTTTCACTTATATTTTCTGTTTCATTTAACCGAATACCTCGGTTTTATGCCCGATACTTCGCAAACCGGTTTTGAAGGCTGGCTCGATTTGCAAAAAGGTGCAGTTGTTCCTTTTGAGCCTTCGCACCCAATGTTTGCCAACAAAGAGGCAACGGCAGTTTTGGTAAAACTGGCTCTTCTTAAGATTAATGAACTGGATAAACTAAAACTAAATCGCAGTATACGCGAATCGTTGCTTGAGAAATTAGTGGATTACTACCGCTTGCATTTTGATACGCTGGGCGAAATAAAATCACTAAAAGTACTTCAGGAGGTTTTTTCCTGA
- a CDS encoding two-component regulator propeller domain-containing protein, which translates to MMRRFILSTLILLTFFVSQAQREQGTWQDYLSYNKASKIAVSPNKVFCVTEGGLFYYDLEDNSVNKFGDVIELSDFGVSTIAYNEANQVLVIAYSNSNIDLLYDDGEVVNLSDIKRKTIAGNKVINNISFSGNEAYLACGFGIVVLDLDRQEVKDTYYIGDGGSSLNVNDVETDNSSIFAATNEGIYRADKNDPNLANFANWIHVNDIPHADDIFSHLVYHAGNIIANYAAGEWYQDEMYILDNGNWQPYNTSIRYAFDMQSNAGYLAIASRDVVFIIDSNHTKIGEIKSYAFGNRTEENIAPKSAGVSTDGSVWIADGSEVLVRYSGENFEQALPPGPINNDMFFVGAFNSDVWMAPGSTSGYIEPLFQRFGSSGWTYFTEETHPELIGFHNILAIEVDPRDPNHFFVASWGGGLLEYQNDEFVERYYNLNSPLETALPEQPNEPFTRIGGLGFDSEGNLWMTNAECSHNVHKFSPSGDWESFELPEIANNYNVTDIIVTENDDKWLLVPGGHDAYVINKTGDQKKRLLVTTYFSNGTDEITTRMNDVYSIAEDQDGAIWIGSSKGVAVYSSPSRIWNSDNFYASQPGLDLNDGIYHPLLETETVTAIAVDGANQKWLGTQNSGVFLVSETGEAEVLHFTTENSPLLSNNILSIAINQKNGEVFFGTDKGLISYQGEATGGADSYSDVYVYPNPVRETYDGPVTIAGLIENTDVKITDISGNLVYKTTSFGGQAVWDGTNLNGNRVKTGVYLVFCNDENGEETHITKILFIH; encoded by the coding sequence ATGATGAGAAGATTTATACTTTCTACCCTAATTTTACTGACCTTTTTTGTGTCGCAAGCCCAGCGCGAACAGGGAACATGGCAAGATTATCTTTCGTATAACAAGGCCAGCAAAATTGCGGTTTCACCCAACAAAGTTTTCTGTGTTACCGAAGGCGGGTTGTTTTATTACGACCTGGAAGACAACAGCGTAAACAAGTTTGGCGATGTTATCGAGCTGTCCGATTTTGGAGTGAGTACCATCGCATACAATGAAGCAAATCAAGTGTTGGTAATTGCTTATTCAAACAGCAATATCGATTTACTTTATGATGATGGCGAGGTAGTTAACTTATCGGATATTAAACGAAAAACGATTGCCGGCAACAAGGTGATCAACAATATTTCTTTCTCGGGAAATGAGGCATATTTAGCCTGTGGTTTTGGGATTGTAGTGCTGGATCTGGATCGTCAGGAAGTGAAAGACACCTATTACATTGGTGATGGCGGATCATCATTAAATGTTAACGATGTAGAAACGGATAATAGTTCGATTTTTGCGGCTACCAACGAGGGAATTTACCGTGCCGATAAAAACGACCCGAATCTGGCCAATTTTGCCAATTGGATTCATGTAAACGATATTCCGCATGCCGATGATATTTTTAGTCATTTAGTTTATCATGCCGGAAATATTATTGCCAATTACGCAGCCGGCGAGTGGTACCAGGACGAAATGTATATTTTGGATAATGGTAACTGGCAGCCTTATAATACGTCTATTCGATATGCCTTTGATATGCAAAGCAACGCAGGTTATTTGGCTATTGCCAGCCGCGATGTGGTTTTTATTATTGATAGTAATCACACAAAAATTGGTGAAATAAAAAGTTATGCGTTTGGCAACAGAACTGAGGAAAATATTGCACCGAAAAGTGCAGGCGTTTCCACTGATGGTTCGGTTTGGATTGCAGATGGAAGTGAGGTACTGGTGCGTTATTCCGGCGAAAATTTTGAACAAGCCCTGCCTCCCGGACCAATAAATAACGATATGTTTTTTGTTGGAGCTTTTAATTCGGATGTCTGGATGGCGCCCGGAAGCACATCGGGTTACATCGAACCGCTTTTTCAGCGTTTTGGAAGCAGTGGCTGGACATATTTTACCGAAGAAACTCATCCTGAATTAATAGGATTTCATAATATTTTAGCGATTGAAGTAGATCCCCGCGATCCGAATCATTTTTTTGTGGCAAGTTGGGGCGGCGGTTTATTAGAGTATCAAAATGACGAGTTCGTTGAGCGGTATTATAACCTGAACAGTCCTTTGGAAACAGCTTTACCCGAGCAACCCAACGAGCCATTTACGCGTATTGGAGGTTTGGGTTTCGACTCGGAAGGAAACCTGTGGATGACCAATGCCGAGTGTTCACACAACGTACATAAGTTCTCGCCATCGGGCGATTGGGAGTCGTTTGAGTTGCCGGAAATCGCCAATAATTACAACGTTACCGACATTATTGTTACCGAAAACGATGATAAATGGTTATTGGTACCTGGTGGCCACGATGCTTATGTGATTAACAAAACCGGCGATCAGAAAAAAAGGTTGCTGGTAACTACCTATTTTAGTAATGGAACAGATGAGATTACAACAAGAATGAACGATGTGTATTCCATTGCCGAAGATCAGGACGGTGCAATTTGGATCGGGAGTTCAAAAGGCGTGGCGGTGTATAGCAGCCCTTCGCGCATTTGGAATTCGGATAATTTTTATGCTTCCCAACCGGGACTTGATTTAAACGACGGCATTTATCACCCACTTTTAGAAACAGAAACTGTTACTGCCATTGCAGTTGACGGAGCTAACCAGAAATGGCTGGGAACTCAAAACTCGGGTGTGTTTTTGGTTTCTGAAACGGGAGAAGCCGAAGTATTACATTTCACTACCGAAAACAGTCCTTTGCTTTCGAATAATATTTTGTCGATTGCAATAAACCAGAAAAATGGCGAAGTATTTTTTGGTACCGACAAGGGACTGATCTCCTACCAGGGAGAAGCTACCGGAGGAGCAGATTCGTACAGCGATGTTTACGTGTATCCAAATCCGGTGCGCGAAACTTACGATGGCCCGGTAACCATTGCCGGATTAATTGAAAATACCGATGTTAAAATTACTGATATCAGCGGAAACCTGGTGTACAAAACTACATCGTTTGGTGGCCAGGCGGTTTGGGACGGCACTAACCTGAACGGCAACCGGGTGAAAACCGGTGTTTACCTGGTGTTTTGTAACGACGAAAACGGCGAAGAAACCCACATCACAAAAATATTGTTCATACATTGA
- a CDS encoding polyprenyl synthetase family protein has product MTTIKKIKAPIEQELHDFEPYFKKSLQSDIPLLGTILNFLYRTKGKQLRPIFVFLSAKLHGGTNESSKLAACSVELLHTATLVHDDVVDESYERRGSFSVKALWKNKLAVLVGDYILARGLLLQLESKKYNFLHLISRAVQDMAEGEILQMKKSRKLDIDDETYFEIIRKKTASLIATSMAIGAASAVDDEVIIEKMYSIGQDAGIAFQIKDDIFDYQSKGLLGKPTGNDIKEKKITLPLLHVLNEADRNERKRILRLIKRKNNSSDVVEELIQLVIEKGGLEYAEKKMNEFKDKAIAGLKEFPDCEARESLIELMNYIATRKK; this is encoded by the coding sequence ATGACGACGATTAAGAAAATAAAGGCCCCCATAGAACAAGAACTGCATGATTTTGAGCCTTATTTCAAAAAATCGTTGCAAAGCGATATCCCATTGCTTGGAACCATTCTAAATTTTCTTTATCGCACCAAAGGAAAACAACTCCGCCCCATTTTTGTGTTCTTATCGGCCAAATTACATGGCGGCACCAACGAATCTTCAAAACTGGCTGCCTGTTCGGTTGAATTGTTGCACACTGCCACCCTGGTTCACGATGATGTAGTTGACGAATCTTACGAACGACGCGGATCGTTTTCGGTAAAAGCACTCTGGAAAAACAAACTGGCCGTTTTAGTGGGCGATTATATTTTGGCCCGCGGACTACTGCTGCAACTTGAAAGCAAAAAATACAACTTCCTTCATTTGATTTCGCGCGCTGTTCAGGACATGGCAGAGGGAGAAATCCTTCAGATGAAAAAGAGCCGCAAGCTGGATATTGATGATGAAACTTATTTCGAGATCATCCGCAAAAAAACAGCTTCGCTAATTGCAACCAGCATGGCCATTGGCGCTGCATCGGCGGTTGATGATGAAGTGATTATTGAAAAAATGTACAGCATTGGGCAGGATGCAGGAATTGCTTTCCAGATAAAAGACGATATTTTCGATTACCAGTCGAAAGGCCTGTTGGGCAAACCAACCGGTAATGATATTAAGGAAAAGAAAATTACACTTCCGCTGCTACATGTTTTAAACGAAGCCGACAGAAATGAGCGGAAACGGATTTTAAGACTCATTAAACGCAAGAACAACAGCTCTGATGTTGTTGAAGAATTGATTCAACTGGTGATTGAAAAAGGCGGGCTGGAATACGCAGAGAAAAAAATGAATGAGTTTAAAGATAAAGCAATTGCCGGCTTAAAAGAGTTTCCTGACTGTGAAGCCCGCGAATCGCTTATCGAGCTGATGAATTACATTGCCACCCGCAAAAAATAA
- a CDS encoding non-canonical purine NTP diphosphatase encodes MKLVFATNNKHKLEELQAILGDDFTLMSLKDIECFDEIPEEQPTLEGNASQKAFYVYNKFGMNCFADDTGLEIDALNGEPGVFSARYAGEDKNSEANMNKVLEKLAKINERKARFRTVISLVIDGEEKQFEGIVNGEILKEKRGGSGFGYDPVFMPEGFNQSFAEMGLADKNKISHRGRAVQKLVDYLKKLD; translated from the coding sequence ATGAAGCTCGTTTTTGCGACAAACAACAAACATAAATTAGAAGAACTACAGGCCATATTGGGTGATGATTTCACTTTGATGAGTTTAAAAGATATTGAATGTTTTGATGAAATTCCGGAGGAGCAGCCAACACTGGAAGGCAATGCCAGCCAAAAAGCTTTTTACGTTTATAACAAATTTGGTATGAACTGTTTTGCCGACGATACCGGATTGGAAATAGATGCATTAAACGGCGAACCGGGAGTATTCTCGGCGCGCTATGCCGGCGAGGATAAAAACTCGGAAGCAAACATGAATAAAGTACTCGAAAAACTGGCTAAAATAAATGAGCGGAAAGCGCGTTTTAGAACTGTAATTTCGCTGGTTATTGATGGAGAAGAGAAGCAGTTTGAAGGTATAGTAAACGGCGAAATACTGAAGGAAAAACGTGGAGGCTCGGGATTTGGTTACGACCCCGTTTTTATGCCGGAAGGTTTTAATCAATCTTTCGCAGAAATGGGCCTTGCAGATAAAAACAAGATCAGTCACCGGGGAAGAGCCGTTCAAAAACTGGTGGACTATTTAAAAAAGCTGGATTAA
- a CDS encoding ATP-binding protein, whose translation MTQINVGKPVLGSNFIGRQDELNYLTKLIQMNQNVVIIAPRRYGKTSLILEALRQLENEKLYSAFIDIFSTPTLESLSSEITKAVLKNHKLDEIFAKSKNSALAMIQNLKMKTVVEDFEFILGFPEKKENDWELLGKSIDFIDQFPGKHKKRMICVFDEFGDIGKLDGNQIVKLFRSKIQLHDNTSYIFSGSYELVMSGLFIEKQAPFFRFARIINLGKMDKNIFLEFYKKQLAEKEISSNENFLLSILDFTDGHPYYSQLALQELIIFHALNKKLPTFDELIERLLLIEKNYLEKSWEEISSRKELVKTVLAVCGTDSQIYSVLKGTGINTSRALKTLEMNGTILKEGKKYEMSDPLFALWIQLNLIKKT comes from the coding sequence ATGACTCAGATAAATGTTGGGAAACCGGTATTGGGATCGAACTTTATTGGGCGCCAAGATGAGCTGAATTATTTAACAAAGTTGATTCAGATGAATCAAAATGTGGTCATCATTGCGCCTCGTCGTTATGGCAAAACTTCATTGATTTTGGAGGCATTACGGCAGCTTGAAAACGAAAAGTTATACTCGGCATTTATCGATATTTTTTCAACTCCAACATTAGAATCACTTTCTTCAGAAATTACAAAAGCTGTTCTAAAGAACCATAAGCTTGACGAGATATTTGCCAAATCAAAAAACAGTGCTTTGGCAATGATTCAGAATTTGAAAATGAAAACAGTTGTTGAAGATTTTGAATTTATTCTTGGATTCCCTGAAAAAAAGGAAAATGATTGGGAGTTACTGGGGAAAAGTATTGATTTTATCGATCAGTTTCCGGGGAAGCATAAAAAAAGGATGATTTGTGTTTTTGACGAATTTGGAGATATTGGAAAATTGGATGGTAATCAAATTGTCAAATTATTTCGATCAAAGATTCAGCTACATGACAACACAAGCTATATTTTTTCAGGAAGTTATGAGTTGGTTATGTCGGGTTTGTTCATTGAGAAACAAGCTCCGTTTTTTCGGTTTGCCCGGATAATAAACCTGGGCAAGATGGATAAAAACATATTCCTGGAGTTTTACAAGAAGCAGTTAGCTGAGAAGGAAATTTCTTCTAATGAGAATTTTCTGTTGTCGATACTGGACTTTACAGATGGTCATCCCTACTATTCACAGCTGGCGCTGCAGGAGTTAATTATTTTTCATGCTTTAAATAAGAAGCTTCCAACTTTTGATGAGCTGATAGAGCGCCTGCTTTTGATAGAGAAAAATTATCTGGAAAAGTCATGGGAAGAAATTTCTTCACGAAAAGAATTGGTTAAAACAGTACTTGCGGTTTGTGGTACCGATTCACAAATATATTCGGTATTAAAAGGAACTGGGATTAATACTAGTAGGGCACTCAAAACGCTGGAAATGAATGGAACTATATTGAAAGAGGGGAAAAAGTATGAGATGAGTGATCCGCTCTTTGCTTTATGGATTCAACTAAATCTTATTAAAAAGACTTAA
- a CDS encoding metalloregulator ArsR/SmtB family transcription factor produces MVDIKEINVERLEVAASMLKAMAHPMRIAILKHLEGGKKLTVTEIHELLKIEQSTTSHHLGILRDKGVLCSKREGKNTYYYLRYNILSQIVDCLETCTCD; encoded by the coding sequence ATGGTAGATATCAAGGAGATAAACGTTGAACGTTTGGAAGTTGCCGCAAGCATGCTGAAAGCAATGGCGCACCCCATGCGGATTGCTATTTTGAAGCATTTAGAGGGTGGGAAAAAACTGACAGTTACCGAGATACACGAGTTGTTAAAGATTGAGCAATCAACTACATCGCACCATTTGGGCATTTTGCGCGATAAAGGCGTGTTGTGCTCGAAGCGCGAAGGAAAGAATACCTACTACTACCTGAGATATAATATTTTAAGCCAGATTGTTGATTGTTTGGAAACCTGCACCTGCGATTAA
- a CDS encoding DUF2797 domain-containing protein, with product MRTELNEPVNYSLPIGDELIDMNALIGKEISMRFDGQINCISCGKKTKTSFNQGFCYNCLQTAPEASESIIRPELSKAHLGIARDMEWAEKHDLIDHFVYLAVSSALKVGVTRGHQIPMRWIDQGASYAIKIAKTPNRHIAGVIEVFLKNHFTDKTNWRAMLKNEVLKDFDLAAEKERITNLLPLELQKYIDEENEVTKINYPVEQFPAKIKSIGFDKLPEVTGTLAGIKGQYLIFDDSRVLNIRKHNGYFLRVAM from the coding sequence ATGAGAACCGAGCTAAATGAGCCGGTAAACTATTCCCTGCCTATTGGCGACGAACTAATTGATATGAATGCATTGATCGGGAAAGAAATCTCGATGCGTTTCGACGGGCAAATCAATTGTATTTCGTGCGGGAAGAAAACAAAAACGTCGTTTAATCAGGGATTTTGTTACAACTGTCTACAAACAGCTCCTGAAGCCAGTGAGTCGATTATTCGTCCCGAGTTATCGAAAGCACATTTGGGAATAGCCCGCGATATGGAGTGGGCCGAAAAACACGACCTGATTGACCATTTTGTATACCTGGCCGTGTCGAGCGCATTAAAAGTTGGTGTTACACGTGGGCATCAAATTCCTATGCGCTGGATCGATCAGGGAGCCAGCTATGCAATTAAAATCGCAAAAACGCCAAACCGCCATATTGCCGGTGTTATCGAGGTGTTTCTTAAAAATCATTTTACCGATAAAACCAACTGGCGGGCTATGCTTAAAAACGAAGTATTGAAAGATTTTGACCTGGCTGCCGAAAAAGAACGAATTACCAACTTGCTGCCGCTGGAGTTGCAGAAATACATTGATGAGGAAAATGAGGTAACCAAAATTAATTATCCGGTTGAGCAGTTTCCGGCAAAAATTAAAAGTATTGGTTTTGATAAGCTCCCGGAAGTTACCGGAACGCTGGCCGGTATAAAAGGGCAGTATTTAATTTTTGATGATAGCCGGGTTCTGAATATCCGCAAACACAATGGTTATTTTTTGCGGGTGGCAATGTAA
- a CDS encoding YfhO family protein encodes MKINRFIKKWGTLILLAICIVAFWQVAFLQNALKWDFVDAYLPARYFFSEAVLNNIFPFWNPYILYGVPFYADLVSVFNPEFWIVANMFGYNNITLQLVFLAYVFLAGINFRYFLQRFKVTEPVALSLAIAYMLSGFTVGNAQHLSFVAAYALLPLVVATYLQMLWQLKTKNLVRFSLVFLMLVFAAYPGLTVIITYLLLVVFIYYLATFIKRKVPVRRFLIYHSIVAVIVFAGSAVFLLAYFQAQPFFSRYSGLSLDQALMNPFTLRSFISFVFPMSTGADVAYFGTDISMSNAYFGLFGLLLFLIAITGKIKEKVSLLFLLVAAFSLLAALGNHFFLREFMFDYFPFMNMFKYPSIFRAVGIFGFLAFAGLNCEFKSLASEHRKRLWASSSVLIVFILVVAIRAFNNIETFHFPDFSQSWAEQIQHITMSETLVLQALVHIFLVVTFITVVLLKNSRKYLPLIFVLLFAVDGIVSTQLNLHYTVVSSDDPTAFKSALDAKPKGFPIPDLHPVGENSDKNAADKFTWLNNNVFPKRPTFDGLVSFKTDGYYTLSRDYPQLMDAMKRQPLFFLSDDVRTKSDTANCSEKTVFIAPENIRNFEDIKINASPNDNLKITSFSPNNIILETNTTTNQLLVFQQNNFAGWQVWVDGEQREIVTANSALMAVLVPGGAHVVQFKYRNNLVFVFFVVSMMLALALAIVLLMFHVKEDSKSRRKMLWSVFGFVLLFLVLTVNNRLRYQKNQKGLLPKIEQEFDALKGNKSSDVTTFLSYASSTDVDVANADYQFYLDEDLTIADFGKILAQVETHKFALGWVNGAVSAENMEMLFSYFPLIEMEKQTKNSGLILARTGENSAYQFSEDFELRTKSAWQIDEKRIESDSIANNRYYTFSPDEKWGASLQITIDEENTNLKKLALLGDLRFPETLCDINVVISVSRGKEEMEYYTRKINDFPAEVGSWSRFAVVKKFDKELFAGDVIHIYFWNRTQASFDVDGLKVKLN; translated from the coding sequence TTGAAAATCAACCGGTTTATAAAAAAGTGGGGAACCCTTATTCTACTTGCAATTTGCATTGTTGCATTTTGGCAGGTAGCCTTTCTGCAAAATGCTTTGAAATGGGATTTTGTTGATGCTTATCTTCCCGCCCGCTACTTTTTCTCCGAAGCAGTTTTGAATAATATATTTCCGTTTTGGAATCCCTACATACTTTACGGTGTGCCCTTTTATGCCGATCTGGTTTCCGTTTTTAATCCCGAATTCTGGATTGTGGCCAATATGTTTGGTTACAACAATATTACACTGCAGTTGGTGTTTTTGGCTTATGTATTTTTGGCTGGCATTAACTTCAGGTATTTTCTGCAAAGGTTTAAAGTTACCGAACCGGTTGCACTGTCGTTGGCCATTGCTTACATGCTATCCGGGTTTACGGTTGGTAATGCACAACACCTGAGTTTTGTTGCGGCATACGCACTGCTTCCGCTTGTTGTGGCTACTTATTTACAAATGTTGTGGCAATTAAAAACAAAAAACCTGGTACGGTTTAGCCTTGTGTTTTTAATGTTGGTGTTTGCGGCTTATCCGGGGTTAACGGTAATTATTACTTACCTGCTTCTGGTGGTTTTTATTTATTATTTGGCAACATTTATAAAACGGAAAGTACCTGTTCGGCGGTTTTTAATTTATCATTCAATTGTAGCGGTAATTGTTTTTGCGGGCAGTGCTGTTTTTTTGTTGGCTTATTTTCAGGCGCAGCCATTTTTTAGTCGATATTCCGGATTAAGTTTAGATCAGGCTTTAATGAATCCGTTTACTTTGCGCTCGTTCATTTCTTTTGTTTTTCCCATGTCAACCGGTGCCGACGTTGCTTATTTTGGAACCGATATTTCAATGTCGAATGCCTATTTCGGACTGTTTGGTTTGCTGCTGTTTCTTATTGCGATAACCGGAAAAATTAAAGAAAAAGTATCGCTATTGTTTTTGCTAGTGGCCGCTTTTAGTTTGCTGGCAGCTTTGGGAAACCATTTTTTCCTGCGCGAATTTATGTTCGATTATTTTCCGTTTATGAATATGTTTAAGTATCCCTCCATATTCAGGGCGGTTGGCATATTCGGATTTTTAGCGTTTGCCGGATTAAATTGCGAATTTAAAAGTCTGGCAAGTGAGCATAGAAAAAGATTATGGGCTTCAAGTAGTGTGCTCATCGTTTTTATTTTGGTTGTTGCAATCAGGGCATTTAACAATATTGAAACTTTTCATTTTCCTGATTTTAGCCAATCATGGGCAGAGCAAATACAACATATTACAATGAGCGAAACCCTTGTTTTGCAGGCGCTTGTTCATATTTTTCTGGTGGTAACATTTATTACTGTAGTGCTTTTAAAAAACAGTCGAAAGTATTTACCCTTGATTTTTGTATTGTTGTTTGCTGTTGATGGAATTGTTTCAACACAACTGAATTTGCATTATACCGTTGTTAGCAGCGATGATCCCACGGCATTTAAATCCGCTTTGGATGCGAAACCCAAAGGATTTCCAATTCCCGACCTGCATCCTGTTGGTGAAAACTCGGATAAAAATGCAGCTGATAAATTTACCTGGCTCAACAACAATGTGTTTCCCAAAAGGCCTACTTTCGATGGGTTGGTTTCGTTTAAAACCGATGGTTATTACACCTTAAGCCGCGATTATCCGCAGTTGATGGATGCGATGAAAAGGCAGCCACTTTTCTTTCTCTCAGATGATGTGAGAACCAAGAGTGATACGGCTAATTGTAGCGAAAAAACTGTTTTTATTGCTCCTGAAAATATCAGAAATTTTGAAGATATCAAGATAAATGCTTCACCAAATGATAACTTAAAGATTACAAGTTTTTCGCCCAATAATATTATCCTTGAAACCAATACAACAACTAATCAGCTGTTGGTTTTTCAGCAAAATAATTTTGCCGGGTGGCAGGTTTGGGTGGATGGAGAACAACGGGAAATTGTTACAGCAAACTCAGCATTAATGGCTGTTTTGGTGCCAGGCGGAGCACACGTTGTTCAGTTTAAATACAGGAATAACCTGGTGTTTGTGTTTTTTGTCGTTTCAATGATGCTCGCTCTGGCATTGGCTATCGTTCTTTTAATGTTTCATGTAAAGGAGGATTCGAAAAGTAGGCGAAAAATGCTGTGGTCGGTATTCGGTTTTGTGCTGCTATTTCTTGTTTTAACGGTAAATAACAGGCTACGATATCAGAAAAACCAAAAAGGATTATTGCCAAAAATTGAACAGGAGTTTGATGCATTAAAAGGCAATAAAAGTTCTGATGTTACTACATTCTTGAGTTATGCATCGTCAACTGATGTTGATGTGGCTAATGCAGATTATCAGTTTTATTTGGATGAGGACCTTACTATTGCTGATTTTGGCAAAATACTGGCTCAGGTGGAAACACATAAATTTGCATTAGGCTGGGTAAACGGAGCCGTTAGTGCCGAAAATATGGAGATGTTATTCTCCTATTTTCCCCTAATAGAAATGGAAAAGCAAACGAAAAATTCCGGCTTAATTCTGGCGCGTACAGGAGAAAATTCTGCATATCAGTTCAGTGAAGATTTTGAATTACGAACTAAATCAGCGTGGCAAATTGATGAAAAAAGGATTGAAAGTGACTCCATTGCAAACAATAGATACTACACATTCTCTCCGGACGAAAAGTGGGGCGCGTCATTACAAATAACAATCGATGAAGAAAACACTAATTTGAAAAAATTAGCCCTCCTGGGAGATTTGCGGTTTCCGGAAACATTGTGTGATATAAACGTGGTTATTTCGGTATCACGCGGTAAAGAGGAAATGGAATATTACACCAGAAAAATTAATGACTTTCCGGCGGAGGTGGGCTCCTGGTCAAGATTTGCAGTGGTTAAAAAGTTTGACAAAGAACTTTTTGCAGGCGATGTAATACATATTTATTTCTGGAACAGAACGCAAGCCAGCTTTGATGTTGACGGGCTAAAAGTAAAATTGAATTAG